Proteins found in one Methanospirillum hungatei JF-1 genomic segment:
- a CDS encoding 3-isopropylmalate dehydratase large subunit produces MAGTITEKIFSARCGKEVTAGEVVMAPISGAMIHDITGPLAIEKFYEMGGEKVFDPAKIIMLFDHQVPADSLNAAENQKNMRIFAKEQGIYNYDIKEGVCHQVTLEKGRVSPGDIVIGSDSHTCMYGAVGAFATGVGSTDMGFALRYGCLYFRVPESIRAHVTGRFQERVGAKDLILNIIKDITVDGATYKTVEFTGDTIESLNMAGRMTCCNMAIEMGGKAGIVPPDQVTKEYLSGRGTWREENLASDPDAVYASWRDYDVSDLVPQVAVPHNVDQVVDVTEIAGTHVDQVFIGSCTNGRFEDLKEAALVLGDRKFSDDVRVLVIPASKTEYLKALRAGLIEQFVQAGALVEAPCCGPCMGGSFGLIASGEVSFSTSNRNFRGRQGSTEGKVYLGSAATAAATAIRGEITDPREVR; encoded by the coding sequence ATGGCAGGAACAATCACTGAAAAGATATTCTCCGCCCGGTGTGGGAAGGAGGTAACAGCAGGCGAGGTAGTCATGGCACCTATCAGCGGGGCAATGATCCATGATATCACCGGCCCGCTTGCTATTGAGAAATTTTATGAGATGGGTGGCGAAAAGGTCTTTGATCCGGCAAAGATCATCATGCTTTTTGACCACCAGGTGCCGGCTGACTCGCTGAATGCTGCAGAGAACCAGAAGAACATGCGTATCTTTGCAAAAGAGCAGGGCATTTATAATTATGACATCAAAGAAGGGGTCTGTCACCAGGTAACCCTGGAGAAAGGCCGGGTCTCTCCGGGCGATATCGTCATCGGCAGTGATTCGCACACCTGTATGTATGGAGCAGTCGGGGCATTTGCAACCGGTGTCGGATCTACCGATATGGGATTTGCCCTCCGGTACGGGTGCCTTTACTTCCGTGTCCCGGAGAGCATTAGGGCTCATGTAACCGGCAGATTCCAGGAAAGGGTCGGGGCAAAGGATCTCATCCTCAATATCATCAAGGATATCACCGTGGATGGGGCGACCTATAAGACGGTTGAGTTCACTGGCGATACCATCGAATCACTGAACATGGCCGGCCGGATGACCTGCTGTAATATGGCAATTGAGATGGGTGGAAAGGCAGGTATTGTTCCTCCTGACCAGGTAACAAAAGAATACCTCTCAGGCCGGGGCACCTGGAGAGAAGAGAACCTCGCAAGTGATCCAGATGCCGTGTACGCCTCATGGCGTGACTATGATGTCTCTGACCTTGTACCACAGGTGGCAGTCCCTCATAATGTTGACCAGGTCGTTGACGTGACCGAGATTGCCGGAACCCATGTTGACCAGGTCTTCATCGGTTCTTGTACGAACGGGAGATTTGAGGATCTGAAAGAGGCTGCTCTCGTTCTTGGGGATAGGAAGTTCTCGGATGATGTCAGGGTCCTTGTAATCCCCGCATCAAAGACTGAGTACCTGAAGGCTCTGCGGGCAGGACTTATCGAGCAGTTTGTCCAGGCCGGAGCACTGGTCGAGGCACCCTGCTGTGGCCCCTGTATGGGAGGCTCCTTTGGTCTTATTGCGTCAGGTGAAGTCTCCTTCTCAACATCCAACCGGAACTTCCGCGGGCGACAGGGATCGACAGAAGGAAAGGTCTACCTGGGATCTGCAGCAACCGCTGCGGCAACTGCCATCCGGGGAGAAATTACCGATCCACGAGAGGTGCGATGA
- a CDS encoding 3-isopropylmalate dehydratase small subunit — protein sequence MKIWKFGDNIDTDAIIPGRFLTINDPAELATHAFEGIRDEFSKEVKKGDIIVAGRNFGCGSSREHAPLALTGAGIQMVVAQSFARIFYRNSINVGLLPVICPRASEISETDQVVPHLDEGYLDVSGKKLPTEPVPEFLRRIIDAGGLVAYAKTIRSEDLCIK from the coding sequence ATGAAGATCTGGAAATTTGGCGATAACATCGATACCGACGCCATCATCCCCGGACGGTTCCTGACCATCAATGATCCTGCAGAACTCGCAACCCATGCCTTCGAGGGCATCAGGGATGAGTTTTCAAAGGAGGTAAAAAAAGGAGATATCATCGTCGCCGGCAGGAACTTCGGGTGTGGTTCCTCACGGGAGCATGCACCCCTGGCCCTGACCGGTGCCGGGATTCAGATGGTTGTAGCCCAATCCTTTGCACGGATTTTTTACCGGAACAGCATCAACGTAGGGCTTTTACCGGTCATCTGCCCCCGTGCATCTGAGATCAGTGAGACCGATCAGGTTGTGCCTCATCTTGATGAGGGATATCTCGATGTATCAGGGAAGAAACTGCCCACTGAGCCGGTTCCCGAGTTCCTCAGACGGATAATCGACGCAGGAGGGTTGGTTGCTTATGCAAAAACAATACGGAGTGAAGACCTGTGCATAAAGTAG
- a CDS encoding 3-isopropylmalate dehydrogenase has protein sequence MHKVAVIGGDGIGPEIIESGKTVLEAAGEKFGFDIEWTEFDIGAERYLATGELLTEEDLKELEKYKAIYFGAIGDDRVKPGILEKGILLNLRFYFDQYINLRPIRMLAGVETPLAHKRPEDINFVVVRENTEDFYVGIGSRLKGREKKTLEVKRDIYSVKFGLDVETDADELAYQIGVITREGASRVIFYAFDMAQGRKKKVTSVDKANVLSDVYGLWRDVFLETAEKYPGTAHEFTFVDAITMWFVKNPEWFDVVVTPNMFGDIITDLGAMIQGGLGLAPGGNINPDGTSMFEPIHGSAPKYKGQNVANPLATIWAGSMLLEHLGEKEAADKVLQGIEASIREKMVTKDMGGSASTSGVGDWIASWIQTS, from the coding sequence GTGCATAAAGTAGCGGTAATCGGCGGAGATGGGATCGGTCCTGAGATCATCGAGTCTGGAAAGACTGTCCTTGAAGCTGCAGGAGAAAAGTTCGGGTTTGATATCGAATGGACAGAATTTGATATCGGAGCAGAACGGTACCTTGCAACCGGCGAACTCCTGACCGAAGAAGACCTGAAGGAACTGGAGAAGTATAAGGCCATCTACTTTGGGGCCATTGGCGATGACCGGGTAAAGCCGGGTATCCTGGAGAAAGGAATCCTTCTTAATCTCCGGTTTTACTTTGACCAGTACATCAACCTCAGACCTATCCGGATGCTTGCCGGGGTTGAGACACCACTCGCACACAAGAGGCCGGAAGACATCAACTTTGTTGTCGTCAGGGAGAATACCGAGGACTTTTATGTCGGGATCGGATCCCGGCTGAAGGGCCGTGAAAAGAAGACCCTGGAAGTGAAAAGGGATATCTATTCGGTGAAATTCGGACTTGATGTTGAGACCGATGCTGATGAACTGGCATACCAGATAGGAGTTATCACCCGTGAAGGTGCAAGCCGGGTCATCTTCTATGCCTTTGATATGGCACAGGGCAGAAAAAAGAAGGTCACTTCGGTGGACAAAGCAAATGTTCTGTCTGATGTGTATGGGCTCTGGCGGGATGTATTCCTCGAGACCGCAGAGAAGTACCCGGGGACAGCCCACGAGTTTACCTTTGTTGATGCCATCACCATGTGGTTTGTCAAAAACCCGGAGTGGTTCGATGTGGTCGTGACACCGAACATGTTCGGAGACATCATCACCGATCTTGGTGCCATGATCCAGGGGGGCCTTGGGCTTGCACCGGGCGGGAACATCAACCCGGACGGAACCAGCATGTTTGAACCTATCCATGGCTCTGCACCCAAATACAAGGGTCAGAATGTGGCAAATCCTCTCGCAACCATCTGGGCAGGCTCCATGCTTCTTGAACACCTGGGTGAGAAGGAAGCAGCAGATAAGGTCCTCCAGGGCATTGAAGCCTCTATCCGGGAAAAAATGGTAACGAAGGATATGGGCGGCTCAGCCAGCACGAGTGGTGTTGGTGATTGGATCGCATCATGGATACAGACCTCATAA
- a CDS encoding phosphotransferase family protein, translating to MTDSSHPSPSMENDSEFQKRYGEQIGSGLSAIIYARDGRVAKVYREGQPRRQVFQEAFTLVTVEEQGIPVPKVYGVETFLGRTTLIMEQVQGESLADMMLRLPEKTSECLDKVVELQVAMHKVSSANFRPIKLVLAGNIYGAPQLDDAERKKLLAMLEQFPDGFAILHGDFHGGNILFDGKGYKIIDWAEVAVGDPAADVARSYMDYLLIDKKDLSEMYLQKYCAATGIPRDKILAWLPVIAGSLYGFMSPSMQKILRPLF from the coding sequence ATGACCGACAGCTCACACCCTTCACCATCAATGGAAAACGACAGCGAGTTCCAGAAACGCTATGGAGAACAGATCGGCAGCGGGCTGTCCGCGATCATATATGCCCGCGACGGCAGGGTGGCCAAGGTGTACCGGGAGGGGCAGCCACGCCGGCAGGTCTTCCAGGAAGCTTTCACCCTGGTCACGGTTGAGGAACAGGGCATTCCAGTTCCAAAGGTGTATGGTGTCGAGACGTTTCTGGGCCGGACAACACTCATCATGGAGCAGGTACAAGGTGAGTCCCTCGCAGACATGATGCTGCGATTACCGGAGAAGACCAGCGAGTGCCTTGATAAAGTCGTTGAGCTCCAGGTGGCGATGCACAAAGTGTCTTCCGCCAATTTCCGCCCGATCAAACTCGTGCTTGCAGGTAACATCTATGGAGCCCCACAGCTTGATGATGCCGAGCGGAAGAAACTCCTCGCTATGCTCGAACAGTTTCCGGATGGCTTTGCGATTCTCCACGGGGACTTCCACGGGGGCAACATTCTCTTTGACGGCAAGGGCTACAAGATCATCGACTGGGCGGAAGTCGCCGTTGGAGACCCGGCAGCGGATGTTGCTCGTAGTTACATGGACTACCTCCTGATCGACAAGAAAGATTTGAGCGAGATGTACCTGCAGAAGTACTGCGCTGCAACAGGGATCCCACGGGATAAGATCCTTGCATGGCTGCCTGTGATAGCCGGGTCGCTGTACGGGTTCATGTCACCTTCAATGCAGAAGATCCTTCGCCCGCTCTTCTGA
- a CDS encoding acetoacetate decarboxylase family protein, which produces MRISNRDDGLTHRMPAHFRHWTPSGLGMCPYDDCTTIELSYVTDETRLRQYIPEEFTITRPVLLIMYEKCNGVQWMGGSQYSLIAVSVQVQYTAGSEPIDGVYHLVLWENKAEPILGGREEAGMPKVFADIPEYRRIGDNLSVNASHEGRTFFEMELSIGRAYSADELATLNTNNGRAVQFGWRYIPKIGPYAGPALSEATYYPVDNTYTSASVCTGSVTWTVPSLPQHPTQHDIIAALAALPVREYLPGSLRKGTSTMRMDLARSLP; this is translated from the coding sequence ATGCGTATCAGCAACAGAGATGATGGGCTGACTCACCGGATGCCGGCCCATTTCCGGCATTGGACGCCATCAGGCTTGGGGATGTGCCCCTATGATGACTGTACAACCATTGAATTAAGTTACGTGACTGATGAAACCAGGCTTCGTCAGTATATACCAGAGGAGTTTACAATCACCAGGCCAGTCCTTCTCATTATGTATGAAAAATGCAACGGCGTCCAGTGGATGGGTGGCTCGCAATACTCGCTCATTGCGGTCTCGGTACAGGTGCAGTATACCGCAGGATCGGAGCCGATTGACGGGGTCTATCATCTCGTGCTCTGGGAAAACAAGGCCGAGCCCATCCTCGGCGGGCGCGAGGAGGCGGGTATGCCCAAGGTCTTTGCTGATATCCCAGAATATCGCAGGATAGGAGATAATCTCTCGGTAAACGCGAGCCACGAAGGGCGGACGTTCTTTGAGATGGAGCTTTCCATAGGGCGAGCATACTCCGCGGACGAACTGGCAACGCTTAACACCAATAACGGCAGGGCAGTCCAGTTCGGATGGCGCTATATCCCGAAGATAGGTCCGTATGCCGGCCCTGCTCTCTCAGAGGCAACGTATTACCCGGTGGACAACACTTATACATCCGCCTCGGTCTGCACCGGCTCTGTAACATGGACCGTTCCTTCGTTACCGCAGCACCCGACCCAGCACGACATCATCGCCGCTCTTGCGGCCCTGCCCGTGCGAGAGTACCTGCCTGGCTCGCTGCGGAAAGGGACAAGCACCATGCGTATGGATCTTGCACGATCGCTGCCGTGA